Proteins from one Mercurialis annua linkage group LG7, ddMerAnnu1.2, whole genome shotgun sequence genomic window:
- the LOC126655543 gene encoding uncharacterized protein LOC126655543 isoform X1, which translates to MWHEARRSERKVHDMMDAARKRAQRRAVYLAKRRGDPQQSIQVVASRCRTYRDDALYQATQDQQGLIPWNGKQDVLIDRFDGRALLDFIRESKRFRQPEKSEEEEELEEFVSFERYRDLIKHRRRGFTDEEGLQHVNQEMEAKFTLPFASDSTSQASAGKGSYSQVGFSYDGDSKEDSQFLDGDGNEEDDEDDDEEEDDFNSDDSNDEGMDLIAKEFGVKRYGWLVYMDKKAKEEEKRQKEIIKGDPAIRKLSRKERRKASQVEREREREAGRITGTRVLHHDPYREARRSPTYEAYSHYRRSRSRSKSRSYSPIHSKRYSRGGHSDEVHHSKPRTPKIEFITEFGSFGDRDKLKIEGYSPPASPPSQATLSRPSSGHILEALHVDPASGVSFDKEKNTKVLKPAVSTSSALAKLTKGSTSGGPSKQQPGEKKETPQERLKRIMSVQLNKQIKKDSAAEMAKKREQERQRLEKLAETNRLSRYRRRSRSRSYSRSPPRRHRNSRSPSRSSSRRYHSRSRSPSRSHSRSHSHSRSPSRSRSPRRVKSRSRYS; encoded by the exons ATGTGGCACGAAGCAAGAAGATCGGAGAGGAAAGTGCACGACATGATGGACGCAGCTCGAAAACGAGCTCAAAGAAGAGCTGTCTATTTAGCTAAACGAAGAGGCGATCCTCAGCAATCTATTCAAGTCGTCGCCTCTCGTTGCCGGACTTATCGCGACGACGCTCTCTATCAAGCCACACAAGATCAGCAAGGCCT gatACCTTGGAATGGGAAGCAGGATGTTTTAATTGACAGATTTGACGGACGAGCGTTGCTTGATTTCATTAGAGAGTCTAAGAGATTCAGGCAGCCGGAGAAAtcggaggaagaagaagaactaGAAGAGTTTGTTAGTTTTGAGCGTTATCGAGATTTAATTAAGCATCGGCGTAGAGGAT ttACTGATGAAGAAGGTTTGCAACACGTTAATCAAGAAATGGAAGCTAAGTTTACTCTTCCATTTGCTTCTGATAG TACTTCTCAAGCTTCTGCGGGCAAGGGTTCGTACTCTCAAGTAGGATTCTCTTATGATGGTGATAGTAAAGAGGATTCTCAATTTTTAGATGGAGATGGTaacgaagaagatgatgaagatgatgatgaggAAGAGGATGATTTCAACAGTGATGATAGCAATGATGAGGGGATGGATCTGATAGCAAAAGAATTTGGAGTGAAGAGGTATGGATGGCTTGTTTATATGGATAAGAAGGCAAAAGAGGAAGAGAAAAGGCAGAAGGAAATTATCAAAGGCGATCCTGCAATT AGGAAGCTGAGTCGCAAGGAAAGGAGAAAAGCTTCTCAGGTAGAAAGGGAAAGAGAGCGAGAAGCTGGCCGTATAACAGGAACTCGAGTGCTCCATCATGATCCATACCG GGAAGCTAGACGAAGTCCTACGTACGAAGCTTATTCTCATTATAGAAG GTCAAGATCAAGATCAAAGTCGCGTTCATATTCTCCAATCCATTCAAAGCGCTATTCTCGTGGGGGGCATTCTGATGAAGTTCATCACAGCAAGCCAAGGACTCCTAAGATAGAATTTATCACGGAGTTTGGGAGCTTTGGAGACAGGGACAAGCTGAAGATTGAAGGATATTCTCCACCAGCATCTCCACCATCACAAGCTACCTTGAGCCG GCCATCTTCTGGTCACATACTTGAGGCTCTGCATGTTGATCCTGCATCTGGTGTATCCTTTGACAAGGAGAAGAACACCAAAGTGTTGAAACCAGCAGTGAG CACGTCATCAGCGCTAGCAAAGTTAACCAAGGGAAGTACTTCTGGGGGACCCTCAAAACAGCAGCCAGGGGAGAAAAAGGAAACTCCTCAGGAGAGACTTAAAAGGATCATGAGCGTACAACTAAACAAACAAA TAAAGAAGGATTCTGCTGCTGAAATGGCTAAGAAACGAGAACAGGAGCGTCAGAGGCTAGAGAAACTTGCAGAAACAAACCGGTTAAGCCGTTATAGGCGCCGCAGCCGCAGCAGGAGCTATAGTCGTTCTCCACCTAG
- the LOC126655543 gene encoding uncharacterized protein LOC126655543 isoform X2 → MWHEARRSERKVHDMMDAARKRAQRRAVYLAKRRGDPQQSIQVVASRCRTYRDDALYQATQDQQGLIPWNGKQDVLIDRFDGRALLDFIRESKRFRQPEKSEEEEELEEFVSFERYRDLIKHRRRGFTDEEGLQHVNQEMEAKFTLPFASDSTSQASAGKGSYSQVGFSYDGDSKEDSQFLDGDGNEEDDEDDDEEEDDFNSDDSNDEGMDLIAKEFGVKRYGWLVYMDKKAKEEEKRQKEIIKGDPAIRKLSRKERRKASQVEREREREAGRITGTRVLHHDPYREARRSPTYEAYSHYRRSRSRSKSRSYSPIHSKRYSRGGHSDEVHHSKPRTPKIEFITEFGSFGDRDKLKIEGYSPPASPPSQATLSRPSSGHILEALHVDPASGVSFDKEKNTKVLKPAVSTSSALAKLTKGSTSGGPSKQQPGEKKETPQERLKRIMSVQLNKQIKKDSAAEMAKKREQERQRLEKLAETNRLSRYRRRSRSRSYSRSPPRHRNSRSPSRSSSRRYHSRSRSPSRSHSRSHSHSRSPSRSRSPRRVKSRSRYS, encoded by the exons ATGTGGCACGAAGCAAGAAGATCGGAGAGGAAAGTGCACGACATGATGGACGCAGCTCGAAAACGAGCTCAAAGAAGAGCTGTCTATTTAGCTAAACGAAGAGGCGATCCTCAGCAATCTATTCAAGTCGTCGCCTCTCGTTGCCGGACTTATCGCGACGACGCTCTCTATCAAGCCACACAAGATCAGCAAGGCCT gatACCTTGGAATGGGAAGCAGGATGTTTTAATTGACAGATTTGACGGACGAGCGTTGCTTGATTTCATTAGAGAGTCTAAGAGATTCAGGCAGCCGGAGAAAtcggaggaagaagaagaactaGAAGAGTTTGTTAGTTTTGAGCGTTATCGAGATTTAATTAAGCATCGGCGTAGAGGAT ttACTGATGAAGAAGGTTTGCAACACGTTAATCAAGAAATGGAAGCTAAGTTTACTCTTCCATTTGCTTCTGATAG TACTTCTCAAGCTTCTGCGGGCAAGGGTTCGTACTCTCAAGTAGGATTCTCTTATGATGGTGATAGTAAAGAGGATTCTCAATTTTTAGATGGAGATGGTaacgaagaagatgatgaagatgatgatgaggAAGAGGATGATTTCAACAGTGATGATAGCAATGATGAGGGGATGGATCTGATAGCAAAAGAATTTGGAGTGAAGAGGTATGGATGGCTTGTTTATATGGATAAGAAGGCAAAAGAGGAAGAGAAAAGGCAGAAGGAAATTATCAAAGGCGATCCTGCAATT AGGAAGCTGAGTCGCAAGGAAAGGAGAAAAGCTTCTCAGGTAGAAAGGGAAAGAGAGCGAGAAGCTGGCCGTATAACAGGAACTCGAGTGCTCCATCATGATCCATACCG GGAAGCTAGACGAAGTCCTACGTACGAAGCTTATTCTCATTATAGAAG GTCAAGATCAAGATCAAAGTCGCGTTCATATTCTCCAATCCATTCAAAGCGCTATTCTCGTGGGGGGCATTCTGATGAAGTTCATCACAGCAAGCCAAGGACTCCTAAGATAGAATTTATCACGGAGTTTGGGAGCTTTGGAGACAGGGACAAGCTGAAGATTGAAGGATATTCTCCACCAGCATCTCCACCATCACAAGCTACCTTGAGCCG GCCATCTTCTGGTCACATACTTGAGGCTCTGCATGTTGATCCTGCATCTGGTGTATCCTTTGACAAGGAGAAGAACACCAAAGTGTTGAAACCAGCAGTGAG CACGTCATCAGCGCTAGCAAAGTTAACCAAGGGAAGTACTTCTGGGGGACCCTCAAAACAGCAGCCAGGGGAGAAAAAGGAAACTCCTCAGGAGAGACTTAAAAGGATCATGAGCGTACAACTAAACAAACAAA TAAAGAAGGATTCTGCTGCTGAAATGGCTAAGAAACGAGAACAGGAGCGTCAGAGGCTAGAGAAACTTGCAGAAACAAACCGGTTAAGCCGTTATAGGCGCCGCAGCCGCAGCAGGAGCTATAGTCGTTCTCCACCTAG